One Phocoena sinus isolate mPhoSin1 chromosome 14, mPhoSin1.pri, whole genome shotgun sequence genomic region harbors:
- the DDX51 gene encoding LOW QUALITY PROTEIN: ATP-dependent RNA helicase DDX51 (The sequence of the model RefSeq protein was modified relative to this genomic sequence to represent the inferred CDS: deleted 3 bases in 3 codons; substituted 1 base at 1 genomic stop codon), producing the protein MALFHVARYAGPEAAGEEAEADGRARALLERLRCRARERQLQKQPPQQEPSEPAQTAQAAGKRRRRPRRTRRRKSGGAPGSPHAPPCKRRKADDEDEDAGAGRASRGEAGPWDSGPRGGXRAARPRSCRAESSEEAPAGNSVGAEAAGSPEGQGGPPPEEASGPPAHALVLGGFRRSKAPKVQPFLPAWLAEPSRVGKSVTEGLVPIEDIPEVHPDLRKRLRAQGISSYFPVQAAVIPALLESAANGFLVSRGGYRPSDLCVSAPTGSGKTLAFVIPVVQVSKVFSVYTDATPLRVALVTGQKSLAKEQESLVQDTADGFRCLADIVVATPGRLVGPREQTPGFSLQHLRFLVIDEADRVIDSMHQAWLPRVVAAAFPSEGSRDPFALLQRTQPRAVTAASVCCPQMPLQKLLFSATLTQNPEKLQQLGLYRPRLFSTGSVHGGLRDPDVDVAGDLGGKYTFPAGLTHRYVPCSLRLKPLVILHLILEMNLSRVLCFTNSRENSHRLFLLVQAFGGVRVADFSSRYGPGARKLILKRFQQGKIQLLISTDATARGIDVQGVQLVVNYDAPQYLRTYVHRVGRTARAGKSGQAFTLLLEVQERRFVRMLREGGVPRLERHDAPSELLQPLVPRYQEALSQLERAVREEQRQKAA; encoded by the exons ATGGCGCTCTTCCACGtcgcgcggtacgcgggccccgaGGCGGCCGGGGAGGAGGCCGAGGCGGACGGCCGGGCTCGCGCGCTGCTGGAGCGGCTGCGGTGCCGGGCCCGAGAGCGGCAGCTGCAGAAGCAGCCGCCGCAGCAAGAACCCTCGGAGCCCGCGCAGACCGCGCAGGCGGCGGGGAAGCGGCGACGGCGGCCGCGCAGAACGCGGAGGCGCAAGAGCGGCGGGGCGCCGGGGAGCCCGCACGCACCTCCCTGCAAGCGGCGGAAGGCGGACGACGAGGATGAGGACGCGGGCGCAGGTAGGGCCTCGCGGGGCGAGGCGGGGCCCTGGGACTCGGGACCGCGTGGGGGTTGACGCGCCGCCCGCCCCCGCTCCTGCCGCGCAGAGAGCAGCGAGGAGGCGCCGGCGGGGAACAGCGTGGGCGCCGAAGCCGCGGGGTCGCCGGAGGGCCAGGGCGGACCGCCCCCCGAAGAGGCTTCTGGTCCCCCAGCCCACGCCCTGGTGCTCGGGGGCTTCAGGAGGAGCAAGGCGCCAAAG GTCCAGCCTTTCCTGCCAGCGTGGCTGGCTGAGCCAAGCCGCGTTGGAAAGAGTGTCACCGAAGGCCTAGTGCCTATTGAGGATATCCCGGAAGTCCACCCGGACCTGCGGAAGAGGCTGCGGGCTCAGGGCATCTCGTCCTACTTTCCAG TGCAGGCAGCGGTGATTCCAGCTCTCCTGGAGAGCGCAGCCAACGGGTTTCTGGTAAGCAGAGGCGGCTACCGGCCTAGCGACCTCTGTGTGTCTGCCCCAACC GGCAGTGGGAAGACACTGGCCTTCGTCATCCCCGTGGTGCAG GTGAGCAAAGTGTTCAGCGTCTACACAGATGCCACTCCTCTTCGGGTCGCCCTGGTA ACCGGGCAGAAGTCGCTGGCCAAGGAGCAGGAGAGTCTCGTGCAGGACAC AGCAGACGGCTTCCGCTGCCTGGCAGACATCGTGGTGGCCACCCCTGGCCGCCTGGTTGGACCACGCGAGCAGACCCCAGGATTCAGCCTCCAGCAT CTCCGCTTCCTG gtCATCGATGAGGCCGACCGCGTGATAGACAGCATGCACCAGGCCTGGCTGCCGCGGGTGGTGGCCGCGGCCTTTCCCAGTGAGGGCAGTAGGGATCCCTTTGCTCTGCTCCAGAGAACACAGCCCCGGGCTGTGACCGCAGCCAG CGTTTGCTGCCCCCAGATGCCACTGCAGAAACTACTCTTCTCAGCCACTCTGACCCAGAACCCCGAAAAGCTGCAGCAGCTCGGCCTCTACCGGCCCCGGCTCTTTTCCACGGGCTCGGTGCACGGGGGCCTCAGAGACCCCGACGTGGACGTGGCCGGGGACTTGGGCGGGAAGTACACCTTCCCTGCGGGGCTCACG CATCGCTACGTGCCCTGCAGCCTCCGCCTCAAGCCGTTGGTCATCCTGCACCTGATCCTGGAGATGAATCTCTCAAGGGTTCTGTGTTTCACCAACTCCCGTGAGAACTCCCACAG GCTGTTCCTGCTAGTCCAGGCTTTTGGGGGCGTGCGCGTGGCCGACTTCTCCTCCCGCTATGGGCCTGGCGCTAGGAAGCTGATCTTGAAGCGGTTTCAGCAGGGGAAGATCCAGCT CCTCATTAGCACCGACGCCACGGCCCGCGGCATCGACGTGCAGGGCGTGCAGCTGGTGGTGAACTACGACGCCCCCCAGTACCTGCGGACCTATGTGCACCG GGTTGGAAGAACCGCCCGCGCCGGAAAATCCGGACAGGCCTTCACGCTGCTCCTCGAGGTGCAG GAGAGGAGGTTCGTCCGGATGCTCAGGGAAGGCGGGGTGCCCAGGCTGGAGCGGCACGACGCCCCCAGTGAGCTCCTGCAGCCGCTGGTCCCACGGTACCAGGAGGCCCTGTCCCAGCTGGAGAGGGCCGTCAGG GAGGAGCAGAGGCAGAAGGCAGCCTAG
- the NOC4L gene encoding LOW QUALITY PROTEIN: nucleolar complex protein 4 homolog (The sequence of the model RefSeq protein was modified relative to this genomic sequence to represent the inferred CDS: inserted 2 bases in 2 codons; deleted 6 bases in 5 codons) — MEGEAGPGGARRALGRLVEAVLANRGKANSVFDILAVLQSEDQEEVHEAVRACSRLFGALXARGELFVGQLPSEEMVMAGSRGATRKYKVWMRHRYHSCCNRLGELLARSSFPIKELALSTLMKFVQLEGEHPLEKPKWEGNYLFPYQLFKSVVGGLLSPEEDRSLLLCQFREYLEHDDIRYHTMQAAADAVARASAAVPLAFWNNAFTLLSSVSLPRQESVPSNFYVKHAELSDKWKVVHLREHRKAFQQMWLGFLKHQLPLRVCKKVLVIMHDSILPHLAQPSLMIDFLARACDVGEAGTSLALNGLFILIHKHNLEYPDFYRKLYGLLDPSVFHVKYGLASSTWPTLFLSSSHLPAYLVAAFTKRLARLALTAPPEALLTVLPFICNLLRRHPACRVLVHRPRAPELDADPYDPREEDPARSRALESSLWELQALSSITTPSVSKAASGHNQALSEAEVSIAPLLELTAFPVFEQDLQKKGPEPVPLEFSPAPGLLGRRGRSLCXQHFTLS; from the exons ATGGAAGGGGAAGCCGGCCCTGGGGGCGCGCGCCGGGCGCTGGGCCGCCTGGTGGAGGCGGTGCTGGCAAACCGAGGCAAGGCCAACTCCGTGTTCGACATCCTGGCCGTGCTGCAG TCTGAGGACCAGGAGGAGGTCCACGAAGCGGTGCGTGCATGCAGCCGACTTTTCGGGGCCC TGGCCCGCGGAGAGCTGTTTGTGGGCCAGCTGCCCTCTGAGGAGATGGTCATGGCAG GGTCCCGGGGGGCCACTCGCAAGTACAAGGTGTGGATGCGGCACCGGTACCACAGCTGCTGCAACCGCCTGGGGGAGCTCTTGGCTCGCTCCTCCTTTCCGATCAAG GAGCTGGCCCTCAGCACCCTCATGAAGTTCGTGCAGCTGGAGGGTGAACACCCCCTAGAGAAGCCCAAGTGGGAAGGCAACTATCTGTTTCCCTACCAGCTCTTCAAG TCGGTGGTAGGAGGCCTGCTTTCC CCAGAAGAGGACCGCTCCCTGCTGCTCTGTCAGTTCCGG GAGTACCTGGAACACGACGACATCCGCTACCACACGATGCAGGCCGCGGCGGACGCCGTGGCCCGGGC GTCTGCAGCAGTGCCCCTCGCTTTTTGGAACAACGCCTTCACGCTGCTGTCCTCCGTGAGCCTGCCCCGCCAGGAGAGCGTCCCCTCCAACTTCTACGTGAAGCACGCGG AGCTCTCGGACAAGTGGAAGGTCGTTCATCTGAGG GAGCACAGGAAGGCCTTCCAGCAGATGTGGCTC GGCTTTCTCAAGCACcag CTGCCTCTCCGTGTCTGCAAGAAGGTGCTGGTGATCATGCATGACTCCATCCTGCCTCACCTGGCGCAGCCCAGCCTCATGATCGACTTCCTCGCCCGCGCCTGTGACGTCGGTGAGGCAGGGA CCTCCCTGGCTTTGAACGGACTTTTCATCCTGATTCATAAACACAACCT GGAGTACCCTGACTTCTACCGGAAGCTGTATGGCCTGCTCGACCCGTCTGTCTTCCACGTCAAGTACGGGCTCGCTTCTTCCACCTGGCCGACTCTCTTCCTGTCGTCCTC gcatCTGCCTGCCTACCTGGTGGCTGCCTTTACCAAGCGCCTGGCCCGCCTGGCCCTGACGGCG CCCCCCGAGGCTCTACTCACAGTCCTGCCCTTTATTTGCAACCTGCTGCGCAGGCACCCAGCCTGCCGCGTCCTCGTGCACCGCCCCCGGGCCCCTG AGCTGGACGCCGACCCCTATGAC CCCCGAGAGGAGGACCCTGCCCGGAGCCGAGCCCTGGAGAGCTCCCTgtgggagctgcag GCCCTCAGCAGCATTACCACCCCGAGTGTGTCCAAGGCCGCCAGCGGCCATAACCAGGCACTGTCCGAAGCCGAGGTCAGCATCGCGCCGCTTCTGGAGCTCACTGCCTTTCCAG TATTCGAGCAGGACCTGCAGAAAAAAGGGCCCGAGCCGGTGCCATTGGAGTTCAGCCCggccccagggctgctggggcGGCGGGGACGATCTCTGT CCCAGCACTTCACGCTGAGCTGA